A segment of the Candidatus Pelagisphaera phototrophica genome:
ACGCTGCTCTCGCTTGTCACCTACTCAAGCGACCTGTCCAAGTAGTTCTCAATAGAGCAGACGATATGCGGATGACTGGCAAACGCCACCCTTACAAGCAAGACTACAGGATTGGTTTGGATGCAGAAGGTAAAATACTTTCGTATGATGTTTTTCACTACCAAAACTCTGGAGCTTTCATGGACCTCTCCAATGCTATTCTGGAGCGGACCTGTCTTCACTCAACGAATGCCTACGCTATTCCAAATGTTAGAATTTCGGCAGTGCCGTGCCGAACGCATTTGCCATCAAATACCGCTTTTCGAGGATTCGGTGGGCCGCAGGGAATGTTTCCAATCGAAGTAGCGATTGATGAAGCCGCTAAAAAAATGGGGATACCTACCTGGAGACTCCAGGAAATCAACCTTGCGGGGAAGAACTACGTATTCCACTACGGGCAGGAGTTGGAAGATAATAGACTCAAGCGATGCTGGGATGAAGCAGCCATGGCATTCAATTTTAAGGAAACACAAAGTCGCGTCGAACACTTCAACTCGGAAAATCGGTTCAAAAAGAAAGGTTTTGCAGTTATGCCTGTTTGCTTCGGCATTAGCTTTACCAAAACCTTTCTCAACCAAGGCAGTAGTCTTGTTCACGTCTATACAGACGGGAGTGTCTCCGTAACCACCGGCGGTATCGAAATGGGTCAAGGAGTTAGTTCAAACATGATCGAAATATGCTCTCGGAGTTTTGGGATCCCAGCCTCACTTATCAAATCCAATAGCACTAACACTTCACGTATCGCGAATATCTCTCCGAGTGCCGCCAGCGCTACGACCGATCTAAACGGCAACGCTACCTTAATCGCTTGTAACAAAATAATCGATGGGATGAGAAAGGTAGCAGCTGAAAGTTTTGGTTGCGATCCATCCGCGATTTCTATCGAAAACGCCGAGGTTCTCAAGGACGGTCTTATTACAGGTCTAAGTTGGAGAGAACTCGTATCCAAGACTTACCTATCTCGAGTTCCATTGATGGCTCATGGTTTTTACACGCCTCCAAATATACACTTCGATGGAGTGAAGGGCCAAGGCCGCCCATTTCACTACTACACCTACGGAACTTGTATTATTGAGGCTACCGTAGACTGTCTTCGGGGCGTGTACACAATCGATTCCGCTCGCCTAACCCATGACCTTGGCAGAGGTATCATTCCGAGTGTAGACCTCGGGCAGGTAGAGGGTGGGCTCGCTCAGGGAGTCGGTTGGGTTACTATAGAGGAGCTAAAATTTTCTGACAAAGGTCGCCTCCTTTCTAATACTGTATCAACCTACAAATGCCCTGACGGCGACTTTCTACCCGACGATATCGACGTTCGCTTTCTCGAAAATACCGACAATCCTGGCGGACCGCTTGGGAGCAAAGCGGTGGGTGAGCCTCCGTTTATGTATGGAATAGCGGCCTTTTTTGCCGTTAAAAATGCCATTCATTCCTTTTCGCCTATCGAAAAAAAGGAAATCAAATGCCCATTGACTCCAGAGCAAACTCTAAAACTCTTGTACCCTAACTTTGCTTACAGCGAAGAAATCGCATGAGTCCTGAATTGATAGATTTTTTCAATATTGTTTTTCGCTACACCCACGTAGTCGCAGCAATAATGTGGATCGGTAACTCGCTCCTTTTTACATGGATGGAGATCAATCTTCTCAAACGAGACGGCGAAGACGGTCTAATAGGCTACCTCGATATGCTGCACGGAGGTGGCGTCTTCCATCTTCAAAAACGACAGTTGCGTCCAAATGCCATACCAAAGCCACTTCACTGGTTCTATTGGCAAAGCTACACAACCTGGCTTTCCGGTTTCGCTTTACTGGTGACCTACTTTTTCACTCGGGCGGATACGCTCATTCTTGATCCAGCAAAAACCGATCTGCCGGGATACGCGGGAATTCTCATTAGCTTGGGCGGAATATTCGGGGGGTGGTTTCTATTCGACCTCTATTGGCGTAGCCCCCTAAAGAACTACCTGACCGCCGGCGGTATCTTTTGGTTTTTTATGGTCGTCGCCTATACCACGGCTTTGGATACTGTTTTCAACGCTAGAGCAGTTTATCTCCAAGTTGGAATGACCTTGGGTTCATTTATGACGGCCAACGTATTTTTCCACATCATACCGAATCAAAAGAAAATAATGAAGGCTCTTCAAGAGGGTGAAGAGCACAGCCTCAATGTTGGCAAAGCAGCGAAGTTCAGGTCGTTGACGAATCACTACATAACATACCCTGTGATCTTCATGATGCTTAGTGCTCACTTCCCCATTCTTTATGGCTCTGAGCAAAATGTTCTCATACTCGCTCTCATCATCGCCGCTCTCATCATCGTCAAACTGATGATGAACCGGCGCAATAGCTTTAAGCCCTGGCTCGCCGTCCTTATTGGAACCTTCGTGGCTACCACCGCATCGATAGCAGCCATCCTATCGATACCTCAACCCTCAGCCTCTCGATTAAGTCCAGCAGCAGAAGGGGGCAAAGCGGTCTTCAGCCAGCTTGGCTGCGTAGCCTGCCACCAAGGGGCGAATATTTCGATAGCTCCCAATCTTTCTGGCATCTTCGGGA
Coding sequences within it:
- a CDS encoding xanthine dehydrogenase molybdopterin binding subunit encodes the protein MKSPAVTRGPSMKHCDSTLHVKGQSNYVDDIPAPEGMLHGAFLGSPVAHGFIKKLDTSAATKTPGVVSVFTYDDIPGDGMLGPIISDEPLLAIEETTFHGQPIVFIVAESVEAAREGVKACKLEIEELHPILCPREAFKKGDILQELRVFEKGRVDDAWKNCEHIISGSIDLGGQEHMYLETNRSRAIPREDNQILVYCSTQSPSAVQKEVASVLDLPMHKVEVDVKRLGGGFGGKEDQATHWACHAALACHLLKRPVQVVLNRADDMRMTGKRHPYKQDYRIGLDAEGKILSYDVFHYQNSGAFMDLSNAILERTCLHSTNAYAIPNVRISAVPCRTHLPSNTAFRGFGGPQGMFPIEVAIDEAAKKMGIPTWRLQEINLAGKNYVFHYGQELEDNRLKRCWDEAAMAFNFKETQSRVEHFNSENRFKKKGFAVMPVCFGISFTKTFLNQGSSLVHVYTDGSVSVTTGGIEMGQGVSSNMIEICSRSFGIPASLIKSNSTNTSRIANISPSAASATTDLNGNATLIACNKIIDGMRKVAAESFGCDPSAISIENAEVLKDGLITGLSWRELVSKTYLSRVPLMAHGFYTPPNIHFDGVKGQGRPFHYYTYGTCIIEATVDCLRGVYTIDSARLTHDLGRGIIPSVDLGQVEGGLAQGVGWVTIEELKFSDKGRLLSNTVSTYKCPDGDFLPDDIDVRFLENTDNPGGPLGSKAVGEPPFMYGIAAFFAVKNAIHSFSPIEKKEIKCPLTPEQTLKLLYPNFAYSEEIA
- a CDS encoding urate hydroxylase PuuD is translated as MSPELIDFFNIVFRYTHVVAAIMWIGNSLLFTWMEINLLKRDGEDGLIGYLDMLHGGGVFHLQKRQLRPNAIPKPLHWFYWQSYTTWLSGFALLVTYFFTRADTLILDPAKTDLPGYAGILISLGGIFGGWFLFDLYWRSPLKNYLTAGGIFWFFMVVAYTTALDTVFNARAVYLQVGMTLGSFMTANVFFHIIPNQKKIMKALQEGEEHSLNVGKAAKFRSLTNHYITYPVIFMMLSAHFPILYGSEQNVLILALIIAALIIVKLMMNRRNSFKPWLAVLIGTFVATTASIAAILSIPQPSASRLSPAAEGGKAVFSQLGCVACHQGANISIAPNLSGIFGKTRELADETEVLVDEAYLRESILAPNAKIAKGYTSAMPIYGAIVNEEQVNQLIAYIKEH